GCTACAGCATCTTCGATCTGGCTCACCTTGCTCGCACCGATCAGTGCAGAGGTCACTTTGCCGCCGCGCAGGACCCAGGACAAGGCGAGCTGTGACATCTTCTGTCCGCGTGCCGCCGCAATTTCGTTCAGCTTGCTTACCTTGGCGATAACCTCTGCGGTGATCTCCTTCTCGGAGAGGAACACACTCGGTCCGGCGGCACGGGAATCGGCGGTGATGCCGTTCAAGTAACGGTCGGTCAGGATGCCCTTCTGCAGTGGGGAGAAGGCAATGGTGCCGATGCCTTCTTCTTCGAGCACATCCTGCAGGCCGTCCTCGATCCAGCGCGACATCATCGAGTAGTTCGGCTGATGGATCAGGCAAGGCGTGCCCAGGCGGCGGAGAATCTGCGCGGCTTCACGCGCTTCCTCCGGTCTGTAGTTCGAGATGCCGACATACAGCGCCTTGCCCTGGCGTACCAGCAGGTCGAGGGCGGACATGGTTTCTTCCAGCGGCGTATTCGGGTCCGGACGGTGGTGGTAGTAGATGTCTACATAATCCAGTCCGAGCCGCTTCAGACTCTGATCCAGACTGGATACCAGATTCTTCTTGGAGCCCCATTCCCCGTACGGGCCTGGCCACATATAGTACCCGGCTTTGCTGGAGATGATCAGCTCGTCACGGTAAGGGGCAAGATCCTTCTTCAGTATTTGGCCGAAGCTCTCTTCAGCAGAGCCGGCGGGCGGGCCGTAGTTATTGGCAAGGTCGAAGTGGGTAATCCCCAGGTCGAAGGCACGGCGGACCATAGCGCGGCCGTTCTCGAAGACATCATTGCCTCCGAAATTATGCCACAGCCCGAGGGAGATGGCCGGCAGCAGTAGGCCGCTGCGTCCAGTGCGGTTATATTTCATCGTGTCATAACGTTCAGGATTGGCGATATACATATTGGATTCCTCCTAAGTTTAAGTTGTGCGGGACTTCATACCTTCCTAATTGTAGCGGATAAACGCTTTCAATCGTATGTCAGCATGGCTGATTTTTATAGCACAATGTCTGTATCTGCATGGCGGAGCCGGTACTCTTTGGGCGAGCAGCCCTTCACCTTCTTGAACATCCGGGAGAACAGCAAAGCATCCTGATACCCCACCGATTGCGAGATCTCCCCGATAGTGCAGCCGGTCTCCGTCAGCAGCTCGCAGGCCTTGGACATACGGAATTGGAGCAGATATTGCTGCGGAGGCAAGCCGACCGTCCGCTTGAACAGCGCCGACATATATTTGCGGTCCAGCTTCAGGGAAGCGGACAGGCTCTCCATCGTCACATTCTCGGCGTAGTGGGCTTGAAGGTAATGCAGGCACTGCTCGACATAGACACTTCTGCTGCGCGGAGCCGGGCTGTCGGCAGCAGGGACCGTGCGCAGCAGCAGGGAGAAGAACTCATAGAGCATCACCTTCAGCGGCAGGTCCAGCAGTTCCCCGCTGCTCCCCGTCTCAGATAACCTGGCAGACAGCGAGGGCATCAGCACCTGGTCCATCGGGAACACCGGCTGCTCCGGGGTAAGCGAAGTCCGTCCCAGCAGATAACCCGCCTCCTCCCCGGTAAAAGCAATCCAGGAATACAGCCAAGGGTCAGCCTGATCTGCGGCATAATGCGTTACCACATGCGGATAAGTGAGGAAGGCTTGCCCTGCGCTCAGTGTATGGGTGGCTTCACCGACGGTTACCTTGCCGGTTCCGGCGTGTATGAAATGGATTTTGTACAGGCTGCGCACCCCGGGTCCGAACGAATGACCGGGTGCGCACTGCTCCTGGCCCCAGTAATGCAGATACAGGTCAGGATTGGCCCGGTGGGGGCGATGGGCGTTATATTTGAATACAGTCATGCTTACAGCCTCACTTCCTGAAGGATGATGGCACTCCTAATGAACATATATCTCTAGTATACCTCAGAAGGAGGATGACCGGACAACCGCAAATAGTCCCAGCCCGGGAAGGGGAGGGACTAGGAGTATGAGGCTGAAGGCTGGCTGGCTGGGGCTGCTGGGAATCAGGCTTCTATTTTGAGCATAACCAGCTCTTCTACGGGCTGACCGTTCACTAAATGCTCCTCCACGATACGGGCCGCATCCTCCGTCGTTACATTGTAATACCAGACCCCGTCCGGATACACGATGACAAAAGGGCCGTTGCCGCATAGGCCGAGACAGCTGCTTTTGTTGATTTTGACCGTTTTGTTGATCCCTTGCTCCACCAATTGCTCCTTGAATTCCTGCATGACATCCTCTACGTCCTGGTTATTGCAGTGCTCACTGCAGCAGAAGAGCAGATGCTTCTTAAGTACCTTCAGACGCATATTCATCGCGGTTTCCCCCTGGATTCTATAAGAGTAGCTTACCTGTTATACGAGGAGTATAGTCTCTTTTGGCGGCGCTGTAAGGAGATTAGAGCATTGTTCCCAAAGGCTTAATAACTGCCATGAACCGG
This genomic interval from Paenibacillus sp. FSL H8-0332 contains the following:
- a CDS encoding aldo/keto reductase — protein: MYIANPERYDTMKYNRTGRSGLLLPAISLGLWHNFGGNDVFENGRAMVRRAFDLGITHFDLANNYGPPAGSAEESFGQILKKDLAPYRDELIISSKAGYYMWPGPYGEWGSKKNLVSSLDQSLKRLGLDYVDIYYHHRPDPNTPLEETMSALDLLVRQGKALYVGISNYRPEEAREAAQILRRLGTPCLIHQPNYSMMSRWIEDGLQDVLEEEGIGTIAFSPLQKGILTDRYLNGITADSRAAGPSVFLSEKEITAEVIAKVSKLNEIAAARGQKMSQLALSWVLRGGKVTSALIGASKVSQIEDAVASLNAPELSAEELEQIEQILRG
- a CDS encoding AraC family transcriptional regulator codes for the protein MTVFKYNAHRPHRANPDLYLHYWGQEQCAPGHSFGPGVRSLYKIHFIHAGTGKVTVGEATHTLSAGQAFLTYPHVVTHYAADQADPWLYSWIAFTGEEAGYLLGRTSLTPEQPVFPMDQVLMPSLSARLSETGSSGELLDLPLKVMLYEFFSLLLRTVPAADSPAPRSRSVYVEQCLHYLQAHYAENVTMESLSASLKLDRKYMSALFKRTVGLPPQQYLLQFRMSKACELLTETGCTIGEISQSVGYQDALLFSRMFKKVKGCSPKEYRLRHADTDIVL
- a CDS encoding (2Fe-2S) ferredoxin domain-containing protein, whose amino-acid sequence is MNMRLKVLKKHLLFCCSEHCNNQDVEDVMQEFKEQLVEQGINKTVKINKSSCLGLCGNGPFVIVYPDGVWYYNVTTEDAARIVEEHLVNGQPVEELVMLKIEA